A single genomic interval of Coregonus clupeaformis isolate EN_2021a chromosome 36, ASM2061545v1, whole genome shotgun sequence harbors:
- the LOC121552845 gene encoding nephrocan-like, giving the protein MFMMWFLMILLASITLHTLLCICSNVCPRKCVCDSAKSVQCFRLQSFPTGITKDVRKLNLGYNHIKQLKGRDISGLTGLEEVILSSCGVEVVEANALRAQGVLRSLDLQKNKLHQIPRGLPPSLETLNVGHNRITGLQESVFEGLKKLRLLDLQNNQITNLRSNTLSTLVKLECLYLDGNQIETVQGALRLPELNLLSLGNNKIPSFPSAFFTPLQSLTTLHLPGNLLSRVPLDLPHALSYLNLDRNQIRALRNREMGQLRNLKSLSASYNRLVSVDGGLRLPNLTVLELPGNHLRVLPSRLSPKLERLDCRQNSIQEVTFQHLSGMKQLKHLFLENNTIWNFEANALRNSIHITNLALEQNLLSSIPDGLPESLIRLDLKGNRIEVVQEQELRSLKRLQVLNLRRNKLTSLPQITLDLLPRLRTVYLDGNPWNCSCELLGVKRTLLARRVEIPKELCNEPVRAPGDSWRAYLMAQDRCEEYFTETAPEDQVEQTDTEEYYDYDS; this is encoded by the exons ATGTTCATGATGTGGTTTCTCATGATCTTGCTGGCTAGTATTACATTGCATACTCTCTTGTGCATCTGTAGCAATGTTTGTccaaggaagtgtgtgtgtgatagtgcaAAGTCAGTGCAGTGTTTCAGGTTGCAGTCTTTTCCCACTGGAATCACTAAAGATGTGAGGAAACTAAACCTGGGATACAACCACATCAAGCAACTAAAG GGTAGAGACATATCTGGCCTGACAGGGCTGGAGGAAGTGATCCTTTCATCCTGTggagtggaggtggtggaggccaATGCTCTCAGGGCTCAGGGGGTACTAAGAAGCCTGGATCTACAGAAGAACAAACTGCATCAGATCCCTCGTGGTCTCCCACCCAGCCTGGAGACCCTCAATGTGGGCCACAATAGAATCACAGGCCTCCAGGAGTCTGTCTTTGAGGGGCTGAAGAAACTACGCCTGCTTGATCTTCAGAATAACCAGATCACCAACCTGCGTTCCAACACCCTCTCCACCCTGGTGAAGTTGGAGTGTCTTTACCTGGATGGAAATCAAATTGAGACAGTGCAAGGTGCTCTGAGACTCCCCGAACTGAATCTGTTGAGCTTGGGGAACAACAAGATCCCCTCTTTTCCCTCAGCCTTTTTCACACCGCTACAGTCCTTGACGACACTACATTTACCAGGGAACCTCCTATCAAGAGTCCCACTTGATCTCCCTCATGCCCTGTCCTACCTGAACTTGGACAGGAACCAAATACGAGCACTGAGGAACCGAGAGATGGGCCAACTCCGCAACCTCAAATCTCTGTCTGCGTCCTACAATAGGTTGGTTTCTGTGGACGGTGGCCTTCGCTTGCCCAACCTCACAGTGCTGGAGCTGCCAGGAAACCACCTGAGGGTACTGCCCAGTAGACTGAGCCCCAAACTGGAAAGACTGGACTGCAGACAGAACTCCATCCAGGAAGTCACCTTCCAGCACCTGTCTGGAATGAAACAGCTGAAGCATCTCTTCCTAGAGAATAATACCATCTGGAACTTTGAAGCTAATGCTCTGAGGAACAGCATTCACATAACCAACCTGGCTCTGGAACAgaacctcctctcctctattccagaCGG GCTTCCAGAGAGTCTGATCCGCCTGGACTTGAAAGGGAACCGCATCGAGGTCGTCCAGGAGCAGGAGCTGAGGTCCCTGAAGCGCCTGCAGGTGTTGAACCTGAGGAGGAACAAGCTGACATCCCTCCCCCAGATCACCCTGGACTTGCTGCCCCGGCTGAGGACCGTCTACCTAGACGGGAACCCCTGGAACTGCAGCTGTGAGCTCCTGGGGGTCAAGAGGACCCTGCTGGCCAGGAGGGTGGAGATCCCTAAAGAGCTGTGTAATGAGCCTGTGAGAGCGCCAGGGGACAGCTGGAGAGCGTACCTGATGGCCCAGGACAGATGTGAGGAGTACTTCACGGAAACCGCACCTGAGGACCAAGTGGAGCAGACAGACACTGAGGAGTATTATGACTATGATTCGTAG